From the genome of Corallococcus macrosporus DSM 14697:
CCGAGGTGACGTTGGTGAGCGGCAGCGGCTACGCGACGCCGCCCATTTCCACCCCGGTGGAGCCGGTGCCGCTTGACGCGGAGTTGGTGACGGAGGAGGCCCCCGCGACGCCGCAGCTCGCGCTGCCGCCCTATCCGGGCCACGGCGTGCCGGAGCTGCCCGTCGAGCCGCCCACGCCCAGCGCGCCGCTGGCCAGCACGGTCGAGTCCGCGCCCGGCGCGTCCGCGGAGCCGGCTGCGTCTCCCTCCGACGCGACGCACCCCGCGCCGGCCGCCGCATCCGCGAAGCCGGTGGAGGCCGCGCCGGCGCAGTCCGCGCCCGCGAACCCGGTGGATGCGGCTCCAACGCCGTCCGTGCAACCCGTGGACTCCGCGCCCGCGAAGCCGGTGGATGCGGCTCCATCTGCGTCCGTGCAGCCAGCGCAGCCGGTCGAGGCGGCCACGGCGTCGCCCGTGGCGGCCGTGCCCGCGGCGCCGGCTGCGTCCGCGAAGCCCAACGGGGCCTCGCCAGCGCCTTCCGCGAAGTCGGCCGAGAGGAAGCCGTCCGCCACGCACGGCGACGCTGCCGCGGCCAACGCGGTACGTCCCAAGCGCACCGGGCTCATCATCGGCGCGGCGGTGGTCCTCATCGGCGCCGTCGCGGCCGTGGTGGCGGGGACGGGGAGCAGCAAGCCGGAGACGCAGCCGGAGAAGCCTCCCGTCGCCACGCCGCGGGCACCCGTGAACGGTGACGCCCAGCAGGCGCCGCCCCCGGAGAAGGCGCCGCCCGAGGAGGCCACGGCCAAGGTTCCGGAAGCGCCGCCCGAAGACGCCACGGCGAAGGCCCCGGAGGTTCCGCCGGAGCCGCCCGCCGCCACGCCGGACGCGGGGACGGTCGCCGAGGCGCCGAAGCCGCCTGAGACGCCGCCCGCCGCCCCGCCGGCGCCCGCGGTGGACCCGGAGGTCGAGTACGCCACGCTGGTGAAGCAGGCGAGGGCGGCCGTCGTCGGACAGCGCTTCCGCTCCGCGGCGGGCACCTACCGCAAGGCGCTGGCGCTCAAGCCGTCGGCCACGGAGGCGAAGGCGGGGCTGGGCATCGCGCTGGTGAACGGCTTCACCACGGACGGGGCCTACCGCGAGGCGGCCAGGCTGCTGCAGGAGGTCGTCAAGGACGAGGCCTCGAACGCGCGCGCCTGGCTGTCCCTGGGCATGGCGCTCCAGTTCACCGGCAAGAATTCCCAGGCGGCCGACGCCTACAAGCAGTACTTGTTGCTGGAACCGACGGGGTCTTCCGCCGAAGAGGTCCGCACGTTGCTCAAGGGGCTGGGCAACTGAGCGGGGGCGGCCCCACTTTCTTCATTGGCCCTGTGAGAAGTGAGCCGCCTTGCTCGTCCTTGGACTGGAAACCTCGTGTGATGAGACGGCCGCCGCCGTCGTGGAGGACGGCCGCCGCGCGCTGTCGGATGTCGTCTCCACGCAGGTGGACATCCACCGCCGCTGGGGCGGGGTGGTGCCGGAGCTGGCCAGCCGCAACCACATCGTCCAGGTCCTGCCCGTCGTCCACGAGGCGCTGACGCGGGCGAACAAGACGCTGGACGACGTGGACCTCATCGCCGTCACCTCCGGCCCCGGGCTCATCGGCGCGCTGCTGGTGGGCGTGCAGGTGGCCAAGGGCCTGAGCCTGGCGACGGGCAAGCCCTTCGTGGGCGCCAACCACCTGGAGGGCCACCTGCTGGCCATCCGGCTGCTGGAGGTGGCGCCGGAGCCGCCGTTCCTCGGGCTGGTCGTCTCCGGTGGGCACACCAGCCTCTACGAGGTGCAGGCCTACGGGCAGTACCGGCTGGTGGGCAGCACGCGCGACGACGCGGCCGGCGAGGCCTACGACAAGACGGCGCGCATCCTGGGCCTGCCGTACCCGGGCGGGCAGCCCATCGACCAGTTGGCGCAGCAGGGGAACCCGGAGGCCATCCGCTTCCCGCGCGCGCTGCCGGGGGACAACTTCGACGTGTCCTTCTCCGGCCTGAAGACGGCGGTGCTGCACCACGTGCAGAAGCACGGCGTGCCGCAGGGGCAGGCGCTGGCGGACCTGTGCGCGTCCTTCCAGGAGGCGGTGGCGGACGTGCTGTCCAAGAAGCTGGTGGCCGCCGCGCGCCGGCTGGGCCACCAGCAACTGGTGCTGTGCGGCGGCGTGGCGGCGAACTCGCGGCTGCGGGCGCTGTGTCAGGCCCGGGCCGAGGAGCGGGGGCTCCACATGTTCCTGCCCCCGGTGCGGCTGTGCACGGACAATGGCGCCATGATCGCGGTGGCGGGGTATGAGGCGTACCGCCGCGGCCTGCGCGGAGACTTCCGCCTCGCCGCAGACCCGGCCTGGCGCATGTAGAGGGAGCAGACGGGTGGAATCGCCAAGAGACATCCTCAAGCGGCACGGCCTGCGCGCCAAGTACAGCTGGGGACAGAACTTCCTCGGGGACGAGGACGCGCTGGAGGCCATCGCCGACGCGCTGAACCTCCGCGCGGACGAGCCGGTGGTGGAGCTGGGCCCGGGCCTGGGCCACCTGACGCGCTTCCTGGCCGCCACCGGGGCCCGCGTCACCGCCGTGGAGCGGGACCGGGACATGGTGATGGTGCTGGAGAAGGAGGCCATCCCCGGCGTGCGCGTGGTGTCCGGCAACGCGGCCACCGTGGACTTCGCCCAGGTGGCCGGCGCGCCCGACGTCGCGGTGGCGGGCAACCTCCCGTACCACCTCACCAGCCCCATCCTCTTCCGCGTGCTGGAGCAGCGCGCCCACGTGTCACGCGCGGTCTTCACGCTCCAGAAGGAGGTGGTGGAGCGGCTCGCCGCGGTGCCCGGCAACCGTGACTACGGCCTGCTGACGGTGCTGCTGGGCATGCACTACGACGCGGAGAACGTCCTCACGCTGGAGGCGTGGCGCTTCCATCCGCCGCCGAAGGTGGACTCCGCGGTGCTGCGGCTCACCCGCCGCGAGGCGCCGCGCGCGCCCATCCTCGACGAGGCCCGCTTCACCCGCGTGGTGAAGGCGTCCTTCGCCCACCGCCGCAAGACGCTCATCAACTCCATCAAGTCGGACCCGACGCTGGGCGCGACGGAGACGCTCATCGCCGCCCTGGAGGCCGCGGGAGTGGACCCGCAGCGCCGCGCGGAGACGCTGGCGCCGGAGGAGTTCGCCGCCATCGAGCGCGCGCTGGGCCCCGTGACGGCCGCTCAGCAGGGCCCGACGCCGGAGGAGTAGGGCTCAGCGCCCGCGCATGCCCAGCGCCTGGAGCAGGCCGCCCTGCTGCTCCAGGTAGGCGAAGAACTCGGCCTCGGGGATGCGCATGCGCGCGAGCACGCCGCGGAGGATGTCCTCCACGGTGCCGTCCTGCCGGCGCTTCAGCTCCATGGCCGTCTTGAGCAGCACCACGCCATAGAGCGGATCCGGCTCCACGGGAGGTGTGGGCGCGCGCTGGGTGGGCGTGCTCTGGCGGGCCTCTTCCAGCCGCACCACCGTCTTCGCCCTGTGTCTGCCGCTCATGTCCGGAGACCACCCCGCGCACACGCCAAGAAGTCGCGCGGACCGTAGGGGATGCGTCCCGGAGCGTCAAGGGAGGCGGGCCCCCGTGGAAAATTGCCGGATTCCAGCGGCCGTGTTGTGTTATCCGCCCGCGTGCGTGGCCGCGCCTTCGCGCGAAGTCTCGCGCGCGCGGTCTCAACGCGCATTCCGCGGGCGGGAGGCCTCGGGCGGATGGACTACCGGTATATCGTGGTGGAAGGGCCCATTGGCGTGGGCAAGACGAGCCTCTCCAACATCCTCGCGGAACGTCTGGCGGGACGGCGCATCCTGGAGGTGGTGGAGGAGAACCCCTTCCTCTCCAACTTCTACACGGACCGGCAGAAGTTCGCGTTCCAGACGCAGATCTTCTTCCTGCTGTCGCGCTTCCGGCAGCAGCAGGAGCTGTTCCAGCAGGAGCTCTTCAGCTCGATGACGGTCAGCGACTACCTGTTCGCCAAGGACCGCATCTTCGCGCACCTCAACCTGGACGCGCACGAGCTGGCCCTCTACGAGCGCGTCTTCGAGGCGCTCGGGCCCCGCGTGGCCAAGCCGGACCTGGTCATCTACCTCCAGGCCCGCCTGGACGTGCTCCTGCAGCGCATCAAGAAGCGCGGCCGGGAGTTCGAGCGCAAGTTCGACTCCACGTACCTGGAGGGGCTCGTCCACTCCTACAACAACTTCTTCTTCCACTACACGGACACGCCGCTCCTCGTCGTGGATACCTCGGACATCGACTTCGTGAATGTCGAGGCAGACAGGGAAGACCTGCTCGCCACCATCCGGAAGGCGAAGCCGGGGACGCAGCATTACGTTCCAAAGGCCTCCCGCCGAGGCTGAAAGTCAGGCTCCTGGTGGGACGCCCGCCTTCAAGGCCCCCACGGCAGGCGCGGGGGCGTTAGAGTGCGGTGGCGGGTCCAGGGCTCCCGGCGATCTCCTCAGGGGACGGCGAGGCGCGAACGGGCCCGTCAGGCCGTTCAACCCGTAGCCATAGGAGGTGAACCATGAAGGACAAGGTCACCATCCACACCCTGAAGCGCTTCAAGCAGATCGGCCAGAAGATCTGCATGGTCACCGCCTACGACGCCACGTTCGCCCACATCCTCGAAGCGGCGGGCGCCGATGTGCTGCTCGTAGGTGATTCGCTGGGCATGGTCATCCAGGGGCATGACTCCACGCTGCCGGTGACGATGGACCAGATGGTCTACCACACGGCGGCCGTTGCCCGCGGCGCGCGCCGGGCGCACGTCGTGGCCGACCTGCCCTTCATGAGCTACCAGGCGTCCACCCAGGACGCGGTCCGCAACGCGGGCCGGCTGGTGGCGGAAGGTGGCGCGGGCAGCATCAAGCTGGAGGGCGGCGCCGAGTTCGCGGACACGGTGCGCGCCATCGTCCGCGCGAGCATCCCCGTCATGGGGCACCTGGGGCTGACGCCGCAGTCCGTCCACAAGATGGGCGGCTATGTCGTCCAGGGCCGCGGCGAGGACCAGGCCCGGCAGATCCTGGATGACGCGCTGGCGCTGGAGCAGGCCGGGGCCTACGCGCTGGTGCTGGAGGGCGTGCCCATGGACCTGGCGCGCACGATTACGCAGCGCCTGTCCATCCCCACCATCGGCATTGGCGCCGGCGTGGACTGTGATGGCCAGGTGCTCGTCTGCTACGACCTGCTGGGCATGAACCCGGACTTCAAGCCCAAGTTCGTCAAGCGCTACGCCGACCTCCACGGTTCAATTACAGAGGCCGCGGGCGCCTACTTCGCGGAGGTCCGCAAGGGGGCCTTCCCGGACGAGGAGCACTCCTTCAAGGCGAACAAGAACATCCGGCTGGCGGCGGGGGCTCCGGCGCCGGCGGCCCGCGTGGAGCCGTCCGCGCCCGCCGAGGGCGGTGAGAAGCTGGGCCCCGTCTACGGGAGACCCGCCTAGTCATGGCGCCCGCCGTCCTGAGAACCGTGGCTGAAGTGAAGGACTGGACGGCGGGGCTGCGCCGGGAGGGGCACCGGCTCGCGCTGGTGCCCACCATGGGCTTCCTGCACGAAGGCCACCTCTCGTTGATTCGCGAGGGCCGCCGCCGCGCGGACGTGGTGGCCGTGTCCATCTTCGTCAACCCCACGCAGTTCGGGCCGAAGGAGGACCTGTCCCGCTACCCCCGCGACTTCGAGGGGGACGTGGCCCGGTGCACCGGCGCGGGCGCGCAGGCCATCTTCGCGCCCGCGGGCCCGGAGGTGATGTACCCGCGGGGCTACCAGACGTACGTGGACGTCACGGACGTCAGCCAGGGCCTGTGCGGGGCCCGGCGTCCAGGGCACTTCCGCGGCGTGGCCACGGTCGTCACGAAGCTGCTCGCGCTCTTCCGGCCGGAGGTGGCGCTCTTCGGGGAGAAGGACTACCAGCAGCTCCAGGTCATCCGGGCCCTCAACCAGGACCTGCACCTGGACGTGGACATCGTCGGCATGCCGACGGTGCGCGAAGCGGACGGCCTGGCGATGAGCAGCCGCAATGCCTACCTGTCCCCCGAGGAGCGGCAGCGGGCGCTCGCCCTGTCCCGGGGGCTCAAGGCCGCCCAGGCGCTGCTGCGCGAGGGCACGCGGGAGTCCGGTCCCCTGGTGGGGGCCGTCCGGCGCGAATTGGAGGCGGCGGGGCTTCGGGAAGACTACGTGGAGCTGGTGGATGCGGACCGGCTGACGCCCCTGGCGTCGGTGGCGCCCGGGCAGCCTGCCCGGTTGCTCGTCGCGGCTTTCAGTGGCACGACGCGCCTCATCGACAACATGCCATTGGGTGGTGAGGAGAGCGCGGGACGCGTATGACATCCGGAGGGAAGTCAAAGGGAGTGGGCAGCGAGCCCGGCGTGAAGGTCATCGCGGAAAACCGTCGTGCGCGCTTCGACTACACGGTCGACGAAAAGCTCGAGGCCGGGCTGGCGCTCACGGGGAGCGAGGTGAAGTCGCTGCGAGACGGAATCGCCAATCTGTCGGATTCCTATGCGCTCCCCAAGGGAGACGAGATGTTCCTGCACAACGCGAACATCGGCTCCTACAAGGCGGCGAGCTTCTTCGACCACCTTCCCACCCGGGGTCGCAAGTTGTTGATGCACCGAGGAGAAATCGACCGATGGGCGGCGAAGGTGCGTGAGCGGGGCTATTCCATCATCCCGCTTGTGCTGTACTTCAGGAAAGGCCGTGCCAAGGTGGAGCTGGGGCTCTGCCGGGGCAAGACGCACGAGGACCGGCGCCAGGACATCAAGGAGCGGGAGACGAAGCGGGAGATGGACCGGGCGATGCGCCGACGTTGAGAGGGGCGCCCGAAGTTCTTTCGCCGTACACCGATGGACGACAAGAAGGTACTCGACAAGAAGGAGCGGCTGCTGGCCGCGCTCGACCAGGGGATGGTGATGATTCACCTGGACGCGCGCCGTCCGGGCGTGCTCGTCCCGGCCTCCGTCAAGGGGGAGGCCCACCTGCGCCTCAATCTCTCGTACCGGTTCGATCCACCGGACCTCACGGTGGGCGAGTGGGGTGTCCGCTCCACGCTGAGCTTCTCCGGCTCGCGCTTCACCATCGCGGTGCCGTGGTCGGCGTTGTTCGCCATCGCCAGCCACGTGACGAAGGAGTTCTGGATGTACCCGGAGGACATGCCGCCGGAGCTGCTCCAGCAGACGGCCGCGTCGCGTCCGGCGCAGCCCCTGCCCGTGGCGCCCGTCCCCGCGGCCGCGGAGCGCCCGCGCACCTTCCTCCGCGAAGTGCAGGGTGAGCGGCGCGATGAGCCTCCCGCCGACGTGCCGCCCACGGACGGCCCGCCGGAGGAGCCCCCGCCGCCGCGCCGTGGCCACCTTCGCCTGGTGAAGTGAGGCGCGCTCAGCGCTTCAGCTTCGCGTCGATGTGGGCGGCCTCGCCGCCTGAGAAGGTCCCCTTCCACGTGCGATGGCCCTTGAGCCGCACCTGGAGGGGGACGCGTCCTTCGGGATAGCGGTTCTCCAGCGCCAGCGGCGTCGTCCCCAGCTCCGCGTCGCGGACCCAGACGGTGGCACCTGGCGGGTCGCTGTCGACGCGCAGCATCGGCGTTGGCGACAGGCGGAGCCCCGTCGCCGCCATCACCCGGATGAGCACGGTGGAGCGCCGCGGCCAGAGCCAGACGCCCGCGCCCACCAGCAGCGCCACGAGCAGCAGCCCCACAGCCCGTCTCCTGCGTGAGCGCCGGAGGAGGGCGGCCTCATCGGGCCAGTCGCTCTCGGGCGCGTAGGCGCGCTCCGCCAGCTCCAGTTCGTCAGCGGCGGTGTGGAGCACGCTCTTCGCGCCCGGCGTGACGTACGACTGGGGGACGCTCTCCGCCAGGGTCTGCTGTGCGCTGAGCTCGAGACCTCCGGGGGGAGGAGCGAAGGCGCCTGGTGCATGGGAAGGGCGCTGCACTGGCGCCTCGTCCCTCGGCGCGTCAGGCCACATCGCGCAGTGGGAGCACCGGGCCTGGGGCGAGGACACCACGTGGCTGCAACGCGGGCAGCGGTGCACCAGCCGCCCGCTGACGCTGAGCGCGGCGCCGCCCGGCAGGGAGAGGGGCTCTTCTTCCTCCGCACCAGGGGCCGCGGATGCACCTCGCGAGCCTGAAGCAAGCGCGGAGCCCATGGGCCCCGGCGCGTGCGTCCCGGCGCGTGTGTCCACGGCGTGAGGACCGCTTCCTCCAGCCATGGACAGGGTGGGGCCCGGCGGCTGCCCCAGCGCCTCCATGTCGGGTGGCGACGGCCGCTCGTGCCCCTGCGACGCCCAGGCCCGCGCGCCGGCCTGGGCGGGAGCGGGGGACTGCGCCGGCGTCCCGCCCGGGGGCCGCGGGCCCGCGTCGTCCCGGAGGCCTGGCGCGGGGAGGCCGGACGGCGATGCTGCCTGTTCGCTCAACGGCGGCGGCAGCCCGAGCCCTTGGAGAAACGCGGCCAGCGCCTGCGACGTCGCGGGCTCTCCGGCCTGGGCCAGCCACCGGGCGAAGCCCTCGGCCAGGGACTCCGGCGAGTGGAAGCGCTCCTGCGGCGTGCGCGCCAGCATGCGCATGACGGCGCCCGCCAGCGGCGCGGGCACGTCCTGCGGCGGCGAAACGGGGCGCGTCAGGATGGCGTAGGCCACCGCGCTCGCGTCCTTCTCGGCGTGGAAGGGATGCCGCCCCGTGAGCAGCTCGTAGAGGACGATGCCCAGGGAGAACTGGTCGCTGGCGGCGGTGGCGGGCCCGCCTTTCAGCACCTCGGGCGCGGTGTAGGCCTCCTTCCCCCGGAAGACGCCGGGCGCGGTGTGGGCCGGGCCGGCCATCCGCGCGATGCCGAAGTCGGTCAGCTTCACCTCGCCCTCGCGCGACACCAGGATGTTGGAGGGGGACACGTCGCGGTGGGCCACCATCACCGGCCGCCCGTCATGCACCTTGCGGTACGCATGGCCGAGCCCCGCCAGGGCCTGGTGGACGATGAAGGCGGCCAGGTGCGGCGGGAAGCGCACGCCCCGGCTCGCGGCCGAGCGCAGCAGCACGCCCAAATCCCACCCGTCCACCAGCTCCATCACCAGGAAGAGCCCTTCGGGGCCCTGGCCCACGTCGTGGACGGTGGCGATGTTCTGGTGCTGGAGCAGCGTGGCCAGCCGCGCTTCCGCCAGGAACATGCGCGCGATGTCCGGCTCGCGCGCCAGGTGGGGCAGCACCCGCTTGATGGCCACCGGCCGCTCGAAGCCCTCCGCGCCGCGCGCGACGCCGAGGAAGAGCTCCGCCATGCCTCCAATGGCCAGCGGACGAACGAGCCGGTAGCGTTCGTTCACGGGGCGCTCAGGCCTTGGGCTGGGTGACGTCGCGCAAGAGCTGCCAGGGATAGATGCCGGTGGTGTGGCCGTCGCTGAAGCTGAACGCCAGCGCGTAGTTGCCCACGGGCTGCACCTGCCGGATGCGCAGGTCGGCGGGGACCTTCGTCGGGTCCAGTGTCCGCTTGTTCGTCCATTCGTCCACGCACGCGGCGCAGGGGCACTGCTGGCGCAGCACCTGCGCGGTGGCGCCCGTCTTCACCCCGTCGTCCCACGACAGCTCCAGGCGCGTGCCATCCGGGGACAACTGCGCGTCCGTCGCGGTGACGGCTTGGGGGGCGGGCTTGATGCGGTCCCAGAAGCTCAACGTTCCACCTTCCAGAGTCTCAACACTGTGGCGTCCTCCCTACCATCCTTCGGCCATCAGGAGGCGAGCTTCACGGGCAGCCGGTGGCCTTCCAGCCGCACGCCCTGCTTCGCCAGCACCTGCTTCAGGGCCTGGACGACCCTGGGGTCCAGTTGGGCGCCGCTGAGGTTGTCGAGAATCTCCATCGCCTTCTCCAGCGGCATGGCCTTCTGGTACGGGCGGGTGGAGGTGCAGGCATCGAAGGTGTCCGCGCACGCGACGATGCGGGCCAGCAGGGGGATGTCCTCACCCTTGAGCTTGTCCGGGTAGCCGGTGCCGTCCCAACGCTCGTGGTGGTGGCGGACGCACGCGCGCACCGCGCCCAGGAAGCTCACCGGCCCGATGATGGCGTCGCCAATGGCCGGGTGCTCGCGCATGATGGCCATCTCCTGGTCCGTGAGCTTCGTCTGCTTGCAGAGGATGGACTCCACGATGCCAATCTTCCCGATGTCGTGGAGGATGCCGCCGTACTGGAGCTGCCGCAGCTCGCGCTCGGTGAGGTTCAGCTCCCGGCCAATCTGCACCGACACGTCGCCCACGCGCTGGCTGTGGCCACGCGTGTACGCGTCCTTCGAATCAATGGAGTTCGCCAGCGCGACGATGGTCTCCAGGTAGCCCTTCTCCAGGCTCTCGTAGAGGCCGCGGTTCTCCATGTCGTACGCGAGCAACTGCTTGCTCATGTAGTTGAACGTCTGCGCCAGCTCGCCCAGCTCGTTCTTCTGCTTGATGTCCACCTCCACGCCGAACTTGCCGTGCGCCAGCTCCAGCGCGCCGCTGATGAAGCCCTTCAGCGGCCGGGTGAGGTTGCGCGAGAAGAGCGCCGCCAGCACCACCGCGACGAGGATGGCCGCGCCCAGGCCCAGCAGGATGCGCTGCTCCATGGTGTCCACCTGGCGGTAGGCGTGCTCCACCGGCTGCTCGGAGACGATGGCCCAGCCCAGCTCCGGGAGCGCCGTGTACGCGGCCACCACCGCGTCCCGGCCCTCGCCGAAGTTGCCAACGTGGAGCATCTCCAGGTTCGGCTTGCCCGCACGCTGCTTCAGCAGGTGCGCCACCGGGCCTCGCTGGGACACGTCCGCGCCCAGGCCCGCGACGCCGCCTCCGCCCGCCACGAGGTGCCCGTGCCGGTCCGCCAGGTAGGCGAAGCCGGTGCTGCCCACGCGCTCCTGCTCCAGCATCTTCCGCAGGTCCGCCAGGGACAGGTCCGCCGCGATGTACCCCCGGACGGGCTCCCCCAGGGGGAAGGCCAGCGTCAGCACCGGCCCGGTGCCCGGCGGCTCCTTCACCACGTCGGCGTAGCGCACGCCCTCGAGGTCCTCCAGCAGCGCCCGCGCCCGCTCTTCATGTCCGGCCAGCGCCGTGGGCGGGACGTCGTGCTTGGAGAAGGCCTGGAGCCCCGGCAGCCGCTTCCGCTCGGCGTCGAACACGGTGAGCGCCAGCACGTCGCGCCGCTGGTTGAGCACCGAGGCCAGGTGCGTCTGCTGCGCCTCCAGCGGCAGGCCGAAGAAGCCGGGCACGCGGGCCAGGCCCAGCACCGCGTCGGTGGGCTCGCCGAGGAAGATTTCGGCCTTCAGGCGAAGCTGCTTCACCCGCTCCTGCGCCAGCTCCTGGGCGTCGCGCACCAGGAGCTCCCGGGTGTGGGAGACGGAGAGCCACCCCACCATCAGCGTGGGGACGACGCCGACCACCAGCATCAACAGGAGGATGGCTTTGAACAGGCGCACGGCGTGGCTCCTCCAGGGGTTACTGCCACTGGCCCTTCTTCACTTCGAGTTTGAGGCGCTCGGGCACCAGCTCGAAGTGCCTCGGCGCGCTGGCGTCGGACGGGCCCGCGGGGCCCACCGCGCGCACCGTCCACCGGTAGCGCCCCTCGGGCAGCACCGGCAACTTCGCCTCCAGCGTGGTGACTGTCTGCGTGAAGACGGCGCGTTGCTCCTGGGCGCGTGACACCTCCACCTCGTAGCGCTCCGCGCCTCGCACGGCCGCCCAGGTCAGCTTCACCGGGCCCAGGTGGCCGTCCCGGTCCGGACGCCGCTTCAGCCGCGCGGCGTCCTCCGGCTGGGCGGGGCTGGGGGCCACCAGGGGCGGCAGGGGCGCCGGAGGGGGCTGGCCCTTCTCCACGCGGAGGGACTCCCCCTTGGCGACGGGCTGGGTGACGCCCTCGGCTTCCACGCGCACCGGCGGGCCGTGCTTCACGGTGACGGTGGTGCTGTCGCCGTCGCCCACCGCCACGGAGAAGGCGGAGGACCGCGGCGCCCGCTCCGCCGCGACCAGCTTTCCCACGGCGTTGGCCGCCTCGGCCGCCTGCGTGTAGCGGGCCCCGCGGAAGTGCGTCTCCGCGTCCTTCAGCCGGGCGGCGGCCTCTGGGGGCACCCCTGTGCCCTTCGAACTGGCCACCAGGGTGCGCGCCGTCTCCAGCGCCTTCTGGGCCAGCACGCGCTCATGGCCCGGCACCTTCAGCCGCGTCCCCGGCGCCACGTCATCCGACGCGAGCCCGTTGAGCGCGCGCAGCTCCTCCGTCGCGCGCGCGTCGCCCAGGGTGCGCTCGGCCACCTGCCGCAGGGACTCGTTGGGGCCCACCACCACGGTACCGGGGGGCGCCGTGCCCAGCCATGTCAGGAGGAGGAGCGCCTTCATTGAAAGACAATCTCCCTTCCGGCGTGGATGGTGGCCGACGGCGTGGTGACGGACAGCGACTGGGTGGCGGGCTTCTCCACCTCCGCGTCGATGCGGCCTCGCAGCACGGTGAGGTCCGTGCGCTGCTGGCCGGGGCGGGTGCGCGTCTCCGCGATGCTGATGAGGGAATCCCCGCCCAGGTGCACCGTGCTGCCGTTGGCGGCGAAGACGATGTCGGTGACGGCGCCCGCCTCGGTGCGGACCTTGTCGTTCTCGAAGAGCGGCTGGCCCTCGAGGGCGGGGCTCCACTCGTCGGCCGTGGCGCGCTTGATTTGAACGCCGCCCTTCATGGCGCGCAGGTGCGCGCGGTGCGTGGCCACCGGTGGAGGCGTGGCCGCGTCGGGCGCGGACAGGCGCTCATCGGCGGTGCAGCCGGCGGGGAGGGCTGAAAGCGCGAGCGCGAGCAGCATGGGTGACCAGCGTCGTCCGTTCACGAGAGGAGTTCCGGGGACCCGAAGTCTAGCGAAGGTGGACCCGAGGGGGGCGGGCCCGGGCACGCGCACGCTAGTCCAAACGGCGGTGCTCCAGGCAGGGGAGGTTGCGGCGGATGCGGGCTTGCAACTCGGGGTCCACCGGCGCCAGGGCCAGCCCCTCCCCCTCCGAGGCGCGCGCCGTGACCAGGCCCCAGGGGTCCACCACCAGCGCATGGCCATACGTGACGCGGTTGGCCGAGTGCCGTCCACCCTGGGCGGGCGCCAGCACGTACGCCTGGTTTTCAATGGCGCGCGCCCGGAGGAGCACCTCCCAGTGGTCCTTGCCTGTCATCAGGGTGAAGGCCGCCGGAACCGCCAGCAGGGTGGCGCCTTCGCGGGACAGCCGCCGGTAGAGCTC
Proteins encoded in this window:
- a CDS encoding protein kinase domain-containing protein — protein: MNERYRLVRPLAIGGMAELFLGVARGAEGFERPVAIKRVLPHLAREPDIARMFLAEARLATLLQHQNIATVHDVGQGPEGLFLVMELVDGWDLGVLLRSAASRGVRFPPHLAAFIVHQALAGLGHAYRKVHDGRPVMVAHRDVSPSNILVSREGEVKLTDFGIARMAGPAHTAPGVFRGKEAYTAPEVLKGGPATAASDQFSLGIVLYELLTGRHPFHAEKDASAVAYAILTRPVSPPQDVPAPLAGAVMRMLARTPQERFHSPESLAEGFARWLAQAGEPATSQALAAFLQGLGLPPPLSEQAASPSGLPAPGLRDDAGPRPPGGTPAQSPAPAQAGARAWASQGHERPSPPDMEALGQPPGPTLSMAGGSGPHAVDTRAGTHAPGPMGSALASGSRGASAAPGAEEEEPLSLPGGAALSVSGRLVHRCPRCSHVVSSPQARCSHCAMWPDAPRDEAPVQRPSHAPGAFAPPPGGLELSAQQTLAESVPQSYVTPGAKSVLHTAADELELAERAYAPESDWPDEAALLRRSRRRRAVGLLLVALLVGAGVWLWPRRSTVLIRVMAATGLRLSPTPMLRVDSDPPGATVWVRDAELGTTPLALENRYPEGRVPLQVRLKGHRTWKGTFSGGEAAHIDAKLKR
- a CDS encoding HD domain-containing phosphohydrolase — encoded protein: MRLFKAILLLMLVVGVVPTLMVGWLSVSHTRELLVRDAQELAQERVKQLRLKAEIFLGEPTDAVLGLARVPGFFGLPLEAQQTHLASVLNQRRDVLALTVFDAERKRLPGLQAFSKHDVPPTALAGHEERARALLEDLEGVRYADVVKEPPGTGPVLTLAFPLGEPVRGYIAADLSLADLRKMLEQERVGSTGFAYLADRHGHLVAGGGGVAGLGADVSQRGPVAHLLKQRAGKPNLEMLHVGNFGEGRDAVVAAYTALPELGWAIVSEQPVEHAYRQVDTMEQRILLGLGAAILVAVVLAALFSRNLTRPLKGFISGALELAHGKFGVEVDIKQKNELGELAQTFNYMSKQLLAYDMENRGLYESLEKGYLETIVALANSIDSKDAYTRGHSQRVGDVSVQIGRELNLTERELRQLQYGGILHDIGKIGIVESILCKQTKLTDQEMAIMREHPAIGDAIIGPVSFLGAVRACVRHHHERWDGTGYPDKLKGEDIPLLARIVACADTFDACTSTRPYQKAMPLEKAMEILDNLSGAQLDPRVVQALKQVLAKQGVRLEGHRLPVKLAS
- a CDS encoding FecR family protein; amino-acid sequence: MLLALALSALPAGCTADERLSAPDAATPPPVATHRAHLRAMKGGVQIKRATADEWSPALEGQPLFENDKVRTEAGAVTDIVFAANGSTVHLGGDSLISIAETRTRPGQQRTDLTVLRGRIDAEVEKPATQSLSVTTPSATIHAGREIVFQ
- a CDS encoding LysM peptidoglycan-binding domain-containing protein, encoding MKALLLLTWLGTAPPGTVVVGPNESLRQVAERTLGDARATEELRALNGLASDDVAPGTRLKVPGHERVLAQKALETARTLVASSKGTGVPPEAAARLKDAETHFRGARYTQAAEAANAVGKLVAAERAPRSSAFSVAVGDGDSTTVTVKHGPPVRVEAEGVTQPVAKGESLRVEKGQPPPAPLPPLVAPSPAQPEDAARLKRRPDRDGHLGPVKLTWAAVRGAERYEVEVSRAQEQRAVFTQTVTTLEAKLPVLPEGRYRWTVRAVGPAGPSDASAPRHFELVPERLKLEVKKGQWQ
- a CDS encoding DUF971 domain-containing protein, whose translation is MSFWDRIKPAPQAVTATDAQLSPDGTRLELSWDDGVKTGATAQVLRQQCPCAACVDEWTNKRTLDPTKVPADLRIRQVQPVGNYALAFSFSDGHTTGIYPWQLLRDVTQPKA